The Leptospira neocaledonica DNA window TATCAATGACAATTGGGACGTAACAGCTGCGTATCGATTGTATAAAAATCTTCGTAATATAAGGATTAACCAATCACCTTACAGTGATCTCTATGAATAGTATCTATTTCAATTTCCATAGAATCATATTATTTTTAATAATTCTCTTTACCCTTTCTAAAGAGGTTTTTCCTAAAAATAACAATGAAATTTACTGTGGCAGCGGCGTTAAGACAATGTATAGCTCCGCAAGCTCTAAATATACTTTACTAGAAGAGGTTGTATCGGCCTCGGAAAAGAAGGTATTATTATGTGATTCTTCATCAAAACTTACTGAAGTAGGCTCTCTTCCTTTTTCTGATTCGCTTGTGGACGGACAGTTCATAATATCCGGCAATAAGCTGAGAAGCTTTAATATAGTTAACGGAAAATTGATCGATATTATAGATTTGTTTGAATGTAAAGCTGGCTTAAAATTATCGATAGTAGCTAGCGGCCCACAGGATGAGATATTAGTTGTATGTGGCATTGAAGGTGAGAATGGCTTTCTTTCCGAAGTTTTGATTTTAAATATAAAATCTGGTAAGGCGCAAGTTAAAAAAGCCATTGCAAGAATGGAGGAAATATACAAGGTCAAATACAGTTCCGGTAAGTATTGGATCCAATATATAGATCGGGTTAGCGATTTTGAAAATACGATAGTACTCTCTCGCAAAGATAAAGGCTTATCTGTCTTTATAAGGGATATAGATGCAATTGGTGATACAATCTTCATTCTTTACGGAGATAACAAACTTCAAAGTTCAGATAAAAAAGGTAAAAATAAAAAGGAACAGCTGTTGCAATTCGATAAAAATTTTCCTGAGAAAATAATCGGCTTCGTGAACATATATCCCATTATTTTATATAATAATTCAGAATCTTTTGAAGTGCGAGACGGTAGATTAATAAATAAAGGAAAATTTTCTCGTTTTATAAGTTTTGCTAATTTTACATATAAAATATAAAGTAATTTAGATATAATTTATTTTTCTTTTGAATCCCAACGGAGCATTAGTAAATAATAGTTTTATTATGTATGCTGAAGGCCAAATACTAAAACTTCAGCTCACTTATCCGTAACCAACGGCATCCCATCATAAGTATAAAAAGTCGGCTCCTTTGACTTAGGATAGCGAAAATAAAATACCCTCCCCATACTCTCGTTAGGTCTTAGGTCAAAAGTTTCGTATGGCTTTTTGAAAAGAAAAAGTTGTTTCGGATCGAATGATATAAATTCTATATGAGATGCCATATTCATAAGTAACCCGGAGGAATCATCTTCGCCGGAAAACATTTCTGTTCCATGAACTTGTTTATATTTCGGCGATAAAGAAAATAGTATTGGGCTCACCTTTGCATTTGCATCGGAAGGGTTTTCGAAGTTTGCCGTTACTTTTATAAAATTTTCTTCCGGGTTTTCTGGATATATGATTCTTATTCTTGGTGGACCGCCTCCACCTGTGAGTTGCATTCTAAAAGAATCAACCCTTTGCAAAGAGGTAATCCTTGCCTGAATTGTCTTTGTCCCAAAATCTAAATTTTTAACCTTTACGATTTTATAATCTGATTGGACGGGTCCTTGGAGTTTTACTATTTGAGGTGATGCTTCTCTAAGCTCACGAACTACTTTCATTATATTGGTAGCAACCATAGATTCTTTTTCGGATGTCCAAAAGAAAGGTAGAAAAAGCCAACCTTGCCAAATTTGTCTGTACACAGTTTCTTTTTCTATTTCAGGTAATGCGATTTCTTCCCCATTTCTATCGTATAAGTTTGCTTTTAAGCGAAAATCTTGAGATTCGAGGCCTGGTAGCAAGAACAAGGTAAAAATAGAAGAATAAAGAGACCAATGTCGTCTATGTGCAAAATGAGAAACGCGTAATACTAAAACGTTCTTCAATTGGCCTTCAAGTTTTGAATATCCGTCAATCTGATGAAAACCGATAAGCTTTATTCCAGAATTAGGATGTATCCTTTTTTCGATATTTTCTTTAACCGTAAGTATACTTTCATTTATATTTAACGAATTGTCAGTTTCATAAATAATAATAATTCCTAACTGAGAAAGATCTGGTTTGTTTTCCGAAATGATACCTTCTCTATCTAATTTTTGAGAATTTCTTAAAATAACAATAGAGCATTTTTGGATAAAGAAAAAGAAAATGAATAATACGAATACAAAGTGTTTAGGAATTTTCATAGGTCGGCTACAATAATCGGCGATTGTTTACACAGAGGAATATTTCGGATATTTATCGAAAAGTTCCAATCAAAAAAGGTTCCCAAAAATTCGATGTTGATGCCAATCCAAGATTTTTTTCGATAGAAGAAAGTTATCCCCAGGGTATACAAGTGTATATACCGATTGGTATACTCTTGCCTAAAAATCTTAGAAACTTATTTCCAAATCGATTTTCTCCGAAATTTTGAAAAAAACCATGTCTCTCGATGTTAATTATTATCGTATAATAGAATATGAGATTCTCGTTCAGACATTTCGTTTATATCCTACTGTTCGTGCTATCTTTTGTAGTGAGCTCGAATTGTGAGGGCGATTTGTACGAGATCCAAGATCCTTCCTTAGGAATGGTAAAAGATGCCGCCTATTATGTGGAGATCCATAAATTGGCGGATACTCGTGATTTGAGAATTTTTGCCGAACCTTCTGATCACAATGTATATGCTCATTTCAATTTGAAAGTTTCTCCTGAACTTTTTCTAAAACAAGGTTGGAAAAAAGGGAATCAGGTCGACGAAAGTTTTTGGAAGGAAGAATTAGCTTGGGATATTTTTCATTTTGGATTGGAAGCTCCGATTGAACTTGCAGATGCAAAAGTTTATATTAGAGAAGATTTGTCGGGGAATTTTTCAGGCAATATAGAGGTACTTGTTTTAACCGGTAACGGAAACGAAGGTTATCTGGTTTGTAAACAATTCACTTCGGATTCTAAATCTTACTTAAGCAATTTTAGTTTTTAGGCTTTTCCTGAGAGCCAGCCGGTTCCTTAAAGTTAATCTCGAATAGATCGTAATGTGACTCTCTGACACCAGTTACAAAAGCAACAGAGACCCCCAGATAATATTTACCGGTATACTTCATCGCTTTCCAAGCGTATTCCGCCATTTCCTCGGAAGTTATGGAGAATGGATGTATTCTTCCTTTAGACTCGTCCATATAAAGGCCTTCGTAGGTCCCTACAATTGTTCCTTTATATTCTAAACTCAGGATTCTTCCCATCACAGAGAAGTTTCTTTTTCCTCCAGTCTTTCGAGTTACCATCTTATCGATCGGCTGAGAAGTATCATGGGCCTGGACCCAAACAGTAATTCGCCCACTGGGATCTTTAATTGGTGTGCTATGAGGTATTATATTTTCTTGATATTGTGCGCCGATTAGTTCTATACTACTGGAAAGAGCAATAGGCTGTATCCTATGGATTCTGAACTGGATGACTATCGTTTGATTCAGATTTTTCATCAGAAAATTCACTACATCTGCATTTTCAGGGCGCACGCTGATATTAGCTTTTTTGCGCATTGGCCTATAACATTCGTCCCTTACCTCGTCACATTCTTCTGCCGGATCGTAGGTAAGAACTTCGATCACACCTTCGTAAGATTCGTAAACGATTCCTCGGCTCTCGAATTGGATTAATTTTGCGACCGTCCAGCCTTCCGAATAGGTTCCGAGCGCAAAAGCGGGGAGATGGAAGAATAAAACCGAAATATATAGAAAGACGGAATATTTTCTGAGGGTCATAAATCTCTATTGGACGAGGTTTTTGGGCTCTTACTACCTATCGGCATTCGCAGAATCCGAGGTCCAAGTATTTTATTCATGTAAGGCGATCTAAAGCAAAATATCGAAATTTTTTCTTTCCAAATTATCACAATCTGATTTCAAAATAATTTGGAATTAAAGGACTCAAAAGGCTCGGATGAGTTTCCACTTATAAGTTCCATTTTTTCAACGTTTTTTAGAGTTATTCTGCCAATTCTTCCTGATTTCAAGATCGTATTTTTCTGGACATACCTTCCTACACATTCGGCAATAGATTAGAGAAATTATTGTCTCTATTTGTTTATAATATCATAACTTATATTGGATTCCCTTTCTAGGAATTTCAACATAATAAGGATTCGAGATTGGGCTCAGGTTATTATCGTTTTATTTTTATCTTATGTGTTTTGGCGGGATTCCTTCCCCAGTTGAATTGTGGAGGAGGGGGAGGGACATCATTACTTCCGATTTTACCTTCTGCCTCGGGTATCAAAGGTTTACATGTATCCGATTCGGAAGGTAAAAGATATTCCTCCGGTTCTACACTTTCCTTAGGTTCAGTTTTAGTTACTTCTTCATCTTCTAATACTTTGAAGATTGAAAATAATGGGAGCTTTACCGTTACTCTGACGGGTAATCCGGACGCGGTCTCTAAAAGTGGAATACATTCTTCTCAATATGTGATCGATTCCCAACCTTCGAGCACCAGTTTAGCGGATGGGGATTCTAGCTCTTTTCAGATCAGTTTTCAACCTAGTTCTGCAGGCG harbors:
- the lsa26 gene encoding surface adhesion protein Lsa26; translated protein: MTLRKYSVFLYISVLFFHLPAFALGTYSEGWTVAKLIQFESRGIVYESYEGVIEVLTYDPAEECDEVRDECYRPMRKKANISVRPENADVVNFLMKNLNQTIVIQFRIHRIQPIALSSSIELIGAQYQENIIPHSTPIKDPSGRITVWVQAHDTSQPIDKMVTRKTGGKRNFSVMGRILSLEYKGTIVGTYEGLYMDESKGRIHPFSITSEEMAEYAWKAMKYTGKYYLGVSVAFVTGVRESHYDLFEINFKEPAGSQEKPKN